From a region of the Flavobacterium sediminilitoris genome:
- a CDS encoding DUF547 domain-containing protein produces MKKNILLLFLLFSQLSSFSQYINYKFYEDFLNKYVSEDGYVDYDAIHENKDELKAIIKRFKSIETDDKWSKTQKLAHWINTYNVYSIKLIIDHFPINSIKDIHKSFDLQFIPYQKRFISLNYIEKEILSKTLDERIHFAINCASISCPNINREPFYGDIVDEQLEKSAKRFINNMTKNNISRKEVKLSRIFDWFSDDFLKNNTSIIKYINKYSDKKIKENATIEFLDYNWSLNSHKKFIQKEYFALK; encoded by the coding sequence ATGAAAAAAAATATTCTATTACTATTTCTTCTATTCTCACAATTAAGCTCTTTCAGTCAATATATTAATTATAAATTCTATGAAGATTTTTTAAACAAATATGTTTCTGAAGATGGCTATGTTGATTATGATGCTATTCATGAAAACAAAGACGAATTAAAAGCGATTATTAAGCGATTTAAGTCTATTGAAACCGATGATAAATGGAGCAAAACACAAAAACTAGCACACTGGATTAATACTTACAATGTATACTCAATTAAACTAATTATAGACCATTTTCCAATAAACAGTATAAAAGACATTCATAAATCATTTGATTTACAATTTATTCCTTATCAAAAACGATTTATCTCTTTAAACTATATTGAAAAAGAAATTTTAAGCAAAACATTAGATGAAAGAATACATTTTGCTATAAACTGTGCATCTATCTCTTGTCCGAATATTAACAGAGAACCTTTTTACGGTGATATTGTTGATGAGCAATTAGAAAAATCAGCAAAACGCTTTATTAACAATATGACTAAAAATAATATTTCTAGGAAAGAGGTAAAACTATCTCGAATATTTGACTGGTTTTCAGATGATTTTTTAAAGAATAATACCTCTATAATAAAATACATCAATAAATACTCTGATAAAAAAATTAAAGAAAATGCTACAATAGAATTTTTAGATTATAACTGGAGTTTAAACAGTCATAAGAAATTTATTCAGAAGGAATATTTTGCATTAAAATAA
- the dnaN gene encoding DNA polymerase III subunit beta codes for MKFIVSSSYLLKQLQVLGSVINSSNTLPILDNFLFELNNNQLTVSASDLETTMSASLEIDSTSQGSIAVPAKLLLDILKTFPEQPLTFTVEENSTVEISSNSGKYAIAYAVGEEFPKAVALEDPSSTIVPAEVLATAVSKTIFAAGNDDLRPVMSGVFFQFSPEGLIFVATDAHKLVKYARTDVKASQVADFIMPKKPLNILKGILAASDAEVKIEYNDANATFSFENYVLTCRLIDGKYPNYEAVIPKENPNKLLINRVQFLSSVRRVAIFANKTTHQIRLKIAGTELNISAEDIDYSNKADERLTCDYQGDDMQIGFNSRFLTEMLNNLTSDEIQLEMSMPNRAGILTPVDGLDDGETVTMLVMPVMLSN; via the coding sequence ATGAAGTTTATAGTATCGAGTTCATATTTATTAAAACAGCTACAAGTATTAGGAAGCGTCATTAATAGTAGTAATACGTTACCTATTTTAGACAACTTTTTATTTGAATTAAACAATAATCAGCTAACTGTTTCTGCATCAGATTTAGAAACAACAATGTCAGCCTCGTTAGAAATAGATTCAACAAGCCAAGGAAGTATTGCAGTACCTGCAAAACTATTATTAGATATACTTAAAACATTTCCAGAACAACCTTTAACTTTTACTGTAGAAGAAAACAGTACTGTAGAAATAAGCTCTAATTCTGGTAAATATGCTATTGCTTATGCAGTTGGAGAAGAATTTCCAAAAGCGGTTGCACTAGAAGATCCATCTTCTACAATTGTACCAGCCGAAGTACTTGCTACTGCTGTAAGTAAAACAATTTTTGCTGCTGGAAATGATGATTTAAGACCTGTAATGAGCGGTGTTTTCTTTCAATTTTCACCAGAAGGATTAATATTTGTTGCTACAGATGCTCATAAACTAGTAAAATATGCTCGTACAGATGTTAAAGCGTCTCAAGTAGCCGATTTTATTATGCCTAAAAAACCTTTAAACATCTTAAAAGGAATTTTAGCGGCTTCTGATGCAGAAGTAAAAATAGAATATAATGATGCTAATGCTACATTCTCTTTTGAAAACTATGTGCTAACATGTCGTTTAATAGATGGAAAGTATCCTAACTACGAAGCCGTAATTCCAAAAGAAAATCCAAATAAATTATTAATCAATAGAGTTCAATTTTTAAGCTCTGTACGTCGTGTGGCTATTTTTGCTAACAAAACAACGCACCAAATACGTCTAAAAATTGCAGGAACAGAATTAAACATTTCTGCTGAAGATATTGATTACTCTAACAAAGCAGACGAACGTTTAACTTGTGATTACCAAGGTGATGATATGCAAATTGGTTTCAATTCTCGTTTCTTAACAGAAATGTTAAACAATCTTACAAGTGACGAAATTCAATTAGAAATGTCTATGCCAAACAGAGCAGGAATACTTACCCCTGTTGATGGTTTAGATGATGGCGAAACAGTAACAATGCTTGTTATGCCAGTTATGTTAAGCAATTAA
- the gldG gene encoding gliding motility-associated ABC transporter substrate-binding protein GldG, translated as MKAAKKQNLKSLFITIIVLIAINFGSNYYFKRFDLTQDKRYTLSETSLNIIKSIDSPLQIEVFLEGNFPPEFKRLQNETKQLLEEFSAYNPNIVFEFKNPVEKEEERFAVMQTFHANGLQPLNITVEDKGKQSQEVVFPWAVASYGTKNAKVSLLKNLMGASTEQKVISSVQHLEFAFAEAFNKISKEKQKKIAVIKGNGELDDLYIADFIKSVRESYYIGTFTLDSVAKQPKESLGALKRYDLAIIAKPTEQFTEEEKEVLDQFIVNGGKTLWMVDNVVANYEDLYNQTGSILAHQNDLNLTDMFFKYGLRINPLLIKDEQATPIKLATGKQGSQTQYEQYFWKFSPFIYPSTNHPLVKNMEGIKFEFASPIELLKNDIQKTVLLSSSEYSRPIGTPSQISLDMVSEETSPEEYLGKGLMPVAVLLEGSFPSMYKNRVLPFKDNTYKADGVANKMIVISDGDIIKNQIENNAPLELGFDKWTNNLYGNKEFLMNCVNYLLDDTGLINIRSKDVNLPLLDKEKVYQNYTWAQMITIGLPIVILGIFGFLFTYLRKRTYSK; from the coding sequence ATGAAAGCAGCTAAAAAACAAAATCTAAAATCATTATTCATTACAATAATTGTTTTAATTGCTATTAATTTTGGTAGTAATTATTATTTCAAACGCTTCGATCTAACACAAGATAAACGATATACTCTTTCTGAAACGTCATTAAATATTATTAAGAGTATAGATAGTCCATTGCAAATTGAAGTATTTTTAGAAGGCAATTTTCCTCCAGAGTTTAAACGTTTACAAAACGAAACAAAACAACTATTAGAAGAATTTTCTGCTTACAATCCAAATATAGTTTTTGAATTTAAAAATCCTGTTGAAAAAGAAGAAGAACGATTTGCTGTAATGCAAACTTTTCATGCTAATGGGTTACAACCTCTAAACATAACTGTTGAAGACAAAGGAAAACAAAGCCAGGAAGTCGTATTTCCTTGGGCAGTTGCCAGTTATGGAACAAAAAATGCTAAAGTATCATTATTAAAAAATTTAATGGGTGCTTCTACTGAGCAAAAAGTAATCAGTTCCGTACAACATTTAGAGTTCGCTTTTGCAGAAGCATTCAACAAAATAAGCAAAGAGAAGCAGAAAAAAATAGCCGTTATAAAAGGAAACGGAGAACTAGACGATTTATATATTGCCGATTTTATAAAATCAGTACGTGAGAGTTATTACATTGGTACTTTTACATTAGATTCTGTAGCAAAACAACCTAAAGAATCTTTAGGAGCTTTAAAAAGATATGATTTAGCTATAATTGCAAAACCAACCGAACAATTTACAGAAGAAGAAAAAGAAGTACTAGATCAGTTTATTGTAAATGGAGGAAAAACATTATGGATGGTTGATAATGTAGTAGCTAATTATGAAGATTTATATAACCAAACAGGAAGTATTTTAGCGCATCAAAATGATTTGAATCTTACTGATATGTTTTTTAAATATGGATTAAGGATTAATCCATTGCTAATTAAAGACGAGCAAGCTACACCTATAAAATTAGCAACAGGAAAGCAAGGAAGCCAAACTCAATATGAACAATATTTTTGGAAATTTTCCCCTTTTATCTATCCATCAACAAATCACCCATTAGTAAAAAACATGGAAGGCATTAAGTTTGAATTTGCCTCTCCTATTGAATTATTAAAAAATGATATCCAAAAAACAGTACTATTAAGTAGCTCCGAATATTCAAGACCAATAGGAACACCTTCTCAAATTTCATTAGATATGGTCTCAGAAGAAACAAGTCCAGAAGAATATTTAGGAAAAGGACTAATGCCTGTTGCTGTTCTATTAGAAGGATCTTTTCCATCTATGTATAAAAACAGAGTACTTCCATTTAAAGACAATACATACAAAGCAGATGGTGTTGCAAACAAAATGATTGTAATTTCTGATGGCGATATTATAAAAAATCAAATTGAAAATAACGCACCATTAGAATTAGGTTTTGATAAGTGGACAAATAATTTATATGGCAACAAAGAGTTCTTAATGAATTGTGTAAATTACCTATTAGATGATACTGGACTTATCAACATTAGAAGTAAAGATGTTAATTTACCATTATTAGATAAAGAAAAGGTGTACCAAAACTATACTTGGGCACAAATGATAACTATCGGGTTGCCAATAGTTATTTTAGGAATTTTTGGTTTTTTATTCACTTATTTAAGAAAAAGAACCTATAGCAAATAG
- the gldF gene encoding gliding motility-associated ABC transporter permease subunit GldF: protein MKALLLREIKSFFGSPIGYLVIAIFLLLNGLFLWVFEGDFNILNSGFADLGPFFKLSPWILIFLIPAVTMRTFSDEKKQGTIELLFTKPLSMWEIVNGKFLGAFVLIVLAIIPTLVYVWIISHFGNPEGNIDMGSTMGSYFGLLFLIAAYTAIGIYTSTLSENQIVAFILAVFVCFFFYFGFEGISNLLKENSKFIAFLGMDYHFKSMSRGVIDTRDVLYFLSVTILFLSITVYKLKTLKG from the coding sequence ATGAAAGCATTACTGCTACGAGAAATAAAATCTTTCTTTGGATCACCAATAGGGTATCTTGTTATTGCCATTTTCTTATTACTTAATGGATTATTCCTTTGGGTTTTTGAAGGCGATTTTAATATTTTAAATTCTGGTTTTGCCGATTTAGGTCCATTTTTTAAATTATCGCCTTGGATTTTAATTTTCCTTATTCCAGCCGTAACAATGCGTACTTTTTCAGATGAAAAAAAACAAGGTACAATAGAACTTCTTTTCACAAAACCATTATCAATGTGGGAAATTGTTAATGGAAAATTTTTAGGCGCTTTTGTATTAATTGTTTTAGCAATTATACCAACATTAGTATATGTTTGGATTATTTCTCATTTTGGAAATCCCGAAGGCAATATTGATATGGGAAGCACAATGGGTTCATATTTTGGTCTTTTATTTTTAATTGCAGCTTATACAGCAATAGGAATATATACTTCTACACTTTCTGAAAATCAAATTGTTGCTTTCATATTAGCAGTATTTGTCTGTTTTTTCTTCTATTTTGGTTTTGAAGGCATTTCAAATTTATTAAAAGAAAATAGTAAGTTCATTGCCTTTTTAGGAATGGATTATCATTTTAAAAGTATGAGTCGAGGTGTTATTGATACACGAGATGTACTTTATTTTTTAAGTGTAACGATTCTATTTTTATCAATTACTGTTTATAAACTTAAAACATTAAAAGGATAA
- a CDS encoding putative quinol monooxygenase: MFVRIVKMRFQEDKIDTFLEKFNVIKENIRHFEGNQFLELYQDKNDNRIFFTYSYWNTEEDLENYRKSDLFNEVWTFTKALFSDKPEAWSVDKIVSLP; the protein is encoded by the coding sequence ATGTTTGTACGAATTGTAAAAATGCGTTTTCAAGAAGATAAAATTGACACTTTCTTAGAAAAATTCAACGTAATAAAAGAAAATATTAGACATTTTGAAGGGAATCAGTTTCTTGAACTATATCAAGATAAAAATGACAACCGTATTTTTTTCACTTATAGTTATTGGAATACTGAAGAAGATTTAGAAAACTATAGAAAATCGGATCTATTTAATGAAGTTTGGACTTTCACTAAAGCATTATTTAGCGATAAACCAGAAGCTTGGAGTGTAGATAAAATAGTTTCTTTACCATAA
- a CDS encoding SAM hydrolase/SAM-dependent halogenase family protein: MSIITLTTDFGLKDHFVGSLKGKLISGLENPVIIDISHNIDLFNTLEASYCIAAAYKNFPKGTIHIIGVDSERTTTTQHIAMQWDDHYFICADNGILSSLIQKKIPQKLVAINIHNRLQDDATDMNVFVAVACHIARGGLLNVIGKEINELKPINELTAQISSDMLTIKGSIIHIDEFGNCVTNISKKIFNETARNRTFTIKFHNKKLERIHDFYSDFKNTDKYSLKSFEGNALCLFNDDGYLEIAIYKSNPKTVGSASTLLGLKFRDVVSIIFNE, encoded by the coding sequence ATGTCAATAATTACCCTTACTACCGATTTTGGATTAAAAGACCATTTTGTTGGATCTTTAAAAGGGAAACTAATTTCTGGACTTGAAAACCCTGTTATTATTGACATTTCTCATAATATAGATCTATTTAATACACTTGAAGCTAGTTATTGTATTGCTGCTGCATATAAAAATTTCCCAAAAGGTACTATCCATATAATAGGTGTTGATAGTGAACGTACTACTACTACACAACATATTGCAATGCAATGGGACGATCATTATTTTATTTGCGCCGATAATGGTATTCTAAGCTCATTAATCCAAAAGAAGATTCCACAAAAACTAGTTGCTATTAATATTCACAATCGTCTTCAAGATGATGCTACAGATATGAATGTTTTTGTTGCTGTTGCTTGTCATATTGCAAGAGGAGGATTATTAAATGTAATTGGAAAAGAAATAAATGAATTAAAACCAATAAATGAATTAACGGCTCAAATATCTAGTGATATGCTTACTATTAAAGGATCTATTATTCATATCGATGAATTTGGCAATTGTGTGACGAATATTTCTAAAAAAATATTTAATGAAACAGCCCGAAATAGAACTTTTACAATAAAATTTCACAATAAAAAATTAGAGCGAATCCATGATTTTTACTCTGATTTTAAAAACACCGATAAATACTCTTTAAAATCGTTTGAAGGAAATGCACTTTGCCTTTTTAATGATGATGGTTATTTGGAAATTGCTATTTATAAAAGCAATCCTAAAACAGTGGGTTCTGCCTCTACTCTTCTAGGGTTAAAATTTAGAGATGTAGTAAGTATTATTTTTAATGAATAA
- a CDS encoding PhoH family protein yields the protein MNERIIELVEITPKDFWGAQDVHLEAVKKYYPKLKIVARGTTLKAYGEEEILDEFETKFRRLMLHFTRYNTIDENVILRILENEAQETQHMHDRDKILVHGVGGKLVKAMTPNQQKLVDTIMRNDMVFAIGPAGTGKTYTGVAMAVKALKEKQVKRIILTRPAVEAGENLGFLPGDMKEKLDPYMQPLYDALRDMIPSEKLEDYILKGIIQIAPLAFMRGRTLDNAFVILDEAQNTTHSQMKMFLTRMGKNAKFMITGDPGQVDLPRRTISGLKEAILILKDVDGVGIIYLDDKDIVRHKLVKKIIDAYKSIENHD from the coding sequence TTGAACGAAAGAATAATTGAATTAGTAGAAATTACTCCAAAAGATTTTTGGGGTGCACAAGATGTTCATTTAGAAGCGGTTAAAAAGTATTATCCGAAATTGAAAATTGTTGCTAGAGGAACAACGCTTAAAGCTTATGGTGAAGAAGAGATTTTAGATGAATTTGAAACTAAGTTTAGAAGATTAATGCTTCATTTTACACGCTATAATACCATTGATGAGAATGTGATTCTTCGAATTTTAGAAAATGAAGCTCAGGAAACACAACACATGCATGATAGAGATAAAATATTAGTACATGGAGTAGGCGGAAAGCTGGTTAAAGCCATGACACCAAATCAACAAAAACTAGTAGACACTATAATGCGAAATGATATGGTATTTGCTATAGGACCAGCAGGAACAGGAAAAACCTATACTGGTGTTGCTATGGCAGTGAAGGCATTAAAAGAAAAACAAGTAAAACGTATTATTTTAACTAGACCAGCAGTAGAGGCAGGAGAGAATTTAGGGTTTTTACCTGGTGATATGAAAGAAAAGCTTGATCCTTATATGCAACCACTATATGACGCATTAAGAGATATGATCCCTTCAGAGAAGTTGGAAGATTATATTTTAAAAGGAATTATTCAAATAGCACCTTTGGCTTTCATGAGAGGAAGAACACTAGACAATGCTTTTGTAATTCTTGATGAAGCACAAAATACTACTCATAGTCAAATGAAAATGTTTCTGACACGAATGGGAAAGAATGCTAAATTTATGATTACAGGTGATCCAGGTCAGGTAGATTTACCTAGAAGAACTATTTCGGGATTAAAAGAAGCAATTCTTATTTTAAAAGATGTAGATGGAGTAGGAATAATTTATCTTGATGATAAAGACATTGTAAGGCATAAATTAGTTAAAAAAATAATCGATGCTTATAAGAGTATTGAAAACCACGATTAA
- a CDS encoding alpha-amylase: MKNNINLKILISCVFFSLLSCSDETIDYEETTKDFKTIQVTNHDGRPFSTTSTNETAKFVSGAGGGVMMQAFYWDVPAGGTWWNVVKGKVTDWGNAGIESIWLPPASKAQNGPFSMGYDLTDYYDFGDYNQNGTVETRFGSKTELVSLITAAHNENIKVYADIVINHNSGGQSEFNPYTNSNTYTQFNVASGKFNRSYHDFYKNSYGNNDEGSFGGFPDLCHANPYVQDWLWGRSDAVGKYYKNTMKFDGWRFDYVKGFGPWVVNQWNANVGGFSIGEYWDANAATLEWWCDNANSSAFDFACYYRMDDAFDGNDLTKLSTGDMLWKRRPFRAVTFVTNHDTDQIWKKDLAYAYILTHEGYPTIFYKDYEEWLDKNKLNNLIWIHNNKATGNTSILYADNDEYIARRNGYNGNPGLVVYLNNSGSWQERWIQTNWSNTTIKDYTGNSTWQPVTQGDKWVKIQCPPNSYSIWSTL; this comes from the coding sequence ATGAAAAATAATATAAACTTAAAAATACTGATTTCGTGTGTCTTTTTTTCATTACTATCATGTAGTGATGAAACAATTGACTATGAAGAAACAACAAAAGATTTTAAAACAATACAGGTTACAAATCATGATGGAAGACCATTTAGTACAACATCAACAAATGAGACAGCTAAATTTGTTTCTGGTGCAGGAGGCGGAGTAATGATGCAAGCTTTTTATTGGGATGTTCCTGCTGGCGGAACATGGTGGAATGTTGTTAAAGGAAAAGTTACAGATTGGGGAAATGCAGGAATTGAATCTATATGGTTGCCACCAGCATCAAAAGCGCAAAATGGTCCTTTTTCAATGGGATATGATCTTACAGATTATTATGATTTTGGAGATTATAATCAAAATGGGACAGTTGAAACAAGATTTGGATCAAAAACAGAACTTGTTAGCTTAATAACAGCAGCTCATAATGAAAACATAAAAGTATATGCTGATATTGTTATAAACCATAATAGTGGAGGACAGTCCGAGTTTAATCCTTATACAAATTCAAATACTTATACACAGTTTAATGTAGCTTCAGGAAAATTTAATAGAAGTTACCATGATTTTTATAAGAACTCTTATGGAAACAATGATGAAGGAAGTTTTGGAGGTTTTCCAGATCTATGTCATGCTAATCCTTATGTACAAGATTGGTTATGGGGACGATCAGATGCAGTAGGGAAATATTATAAAAACACAATGAAGTTTGATGGATGGAGATTTGATTATGTAAAAGGATTTGGACCTTGGGTTGTGAATCAATGGAACGCAAATGTAGGAGGATTTTCAATAGGAGAATATTGGGATGCTAATGCAGCAACTTTAGAATGGTGGTGTGATAACGCAAATAGTTCTGCTTTTGATTTTGCATGTTATTATAGAATGGATGATGCTTTTGATGGAAATGATTTAACAAAATTGAGTACTGGTGATATGCTTTGGAAAAGAAGGCCTTTTAGAGCTGTTACTTTTGTTACGAATCATGATACAGACCAAATTTGGAAAAAAGATTTAGCATATGCTTATATTTTAACACATGAAGGATACCCAACAATTTTTTATAAAGATTATGAAGAATGGTTAGATAAAAATAAACTTAATAACTTAATTTGGATACATAATAATAAAGCAACGGGAAATACATCTATTCTTTATGCAGATAATGATGAGTATATAGCTAGACGAAATGGCTATAATGGAAATCCTGGATTGGTTGTGTATTTAAATAATTCAGGTTCATGGCAAGAAAGATGGATTCAAACAAATTGGTCAAATACTACAATAAAAGACTATACAGGAAACTCAACTTGGCAACCTGTAACTCAAGGAGATAAATGGGTTAAAATTCAATGTCCTCCAAATAGTTATTCTATTTGGTCAACATTATAA
- a CDS encoding SDR family NAD(P)-dependent oxidoreductase: MNTILITGASGGLGRLTSKYFADKGWNVIATMVNLDLAGDLVNYKKIKCYKLDVTSSECIEEAKQNILRDYKVIDVIINNAGLGYRSFVELSEDSKIDTIVNVNWLGVVKVCRAFIPIFRKQNHGQFINITSIAGLVNLPLGNFYHSTKQAVESFSECMSYELLDFNVSVCTVQFGNAPTNFQKNVTKCRQSDIPSYNNMMETIDQILNKKNNKNKDLTNSIISKLYSISENPSKRYKKYTIGFDANLMRYLRKFLGYRLFNFVIKQAVLKS; the protein is encoded by the coding sequence TTGAATACTATATTAATAACAGGAGCTTCTGGAGGATTAGGTAGGTTAACATCAAAATATTTTGCAGATAAAGGATGGAATGTAATTGCTACTATGGTTAATTTAGATTTAGCAGGAGATTTAGTCAATTATAAAAAAATTAAATGCTACAAATTAGATGTTACTTCATCAGAATGTATAGAAGAAGCAAAACAAAACATTTTAAGAGACTATAAAGTAATAGATGTAATTATAAATAATGCGGGATTAGGTTATAGAAGTTTTGTAGAGCTTTCAGAAGATTCAAAAATTGATACAATTGTTAATGTTAACTGGCTAGGAGTTGTAAAAGTATGTAGGGCTTTTATACCCATATTTAGAAAACAAAACCATGGACAGTTTATAAACATAACATCTATTGCAGGATTAGTAAATTTGCCATTAGGTAATTTTTATCACTCTACTAAACAAGCTGTTGAAAGTTTTTCAGAATGTATGTCTTATGAATTATTAGATTTTAATGTAAGTGTTTGTACTGTACAGTTTGGAAATGCACCAACCAATTTCCAGAAAAATGTAACTAAGTGTAGACAATCAGATATTCCTTCTTATAATAATATGATGGAAACAATAGATCAAATTTTAAATAAGAAAAACAATAAGAATAAAGATTTAACAAACTCTATTATTAGTAAATTATATTCAATTTCTGAGAATCCATCAAAAAGATATAAAAAATATACTATTGGTTTTGATGCTAATTTAATGCGATACTTGAGGAAATTTTTAGGATATAGATTATTTAATTTTGTTATTAAACAAGCTGTTTTAAAAAGTTGA
- a CDS encoding phosphoribosylaminoimidazolesuccinocarboxamide synthase, with protein sequence MNTITSTNFNFPGQKSVYNGKVREVYNIEDELLVMIATDRLSAFDVVMPKGIPYKGQILNQIATKFMELTQDIVPNWLIATPDPNVAVGHLCEPFKVEMVIRGYLAGHAAREYALGKRTLCGVTLPEGLKENDKFPTPIITPSTKADNGEHDEDISREAILANKIVSEEDYIVLEQYTRALYQRGTEIAASRGLILVDTKYEFGKTKEGKIVLIDEIHTPDSSRYFYADGYQDRQDRGEAQKQLSKEFVRQWLITNGFQGKEGQQIPEMTNEYIASVSERYIELFENILGESFVKADISNINARIEENVLAFLKTR encoded by the coding sequence ATGAATACAATTACTTCGACCAATTTTAATTTTCCAGGTCAAAAATCCGTTTATAACGGAAAAGTGAGAGAAGTTTATAATATTGAAGATGAACTTCTTGTGATGATAGCAACAGATAGACTTTCTGCTTTTGATGTAGTAATGCCAAAAGGGATTCCATATAAAGGTCAGATTTTGAATCAAATTGCTACAAAATTCATGGAATTAACACAGGATATTGTACCGAATTGGTTAATTGCTACTCCAGATCCAAATGTTGCAGTAGGACATTTATGTGAACCATTTAAAGTAGAAATGGTAATTAGAGGTTATTTGGCAGGCCATGCAGCAAGAGAATATGCTTTAGGAAAAAGAACCCTTTGTGGTGTTACGCTTCCTGAGGGATTAAAAGAAAACGATAAGTTTCCAACTCCAATAATTACACCTTCAACAAAAGCAGATAATGGAGAACATGATGAAGATATTTCTCGTGAAGCAATTTTAGCAAATAAGATTGTTTCTGAAGAAGATTATATAGTTTTAGAACAATATACAAGAGCTTTATATCAAAGAGGAACTGAAATTGCAGCGTCACGAGGCTTAATTCTAGTAGATACAAAGTATGAATTTGGAAAAACGAAAGAAGGAAAGATTGTTTTAATCGATGAAATTCATACACCAGATTCTTCACGATATTTTTATGCAGATGGATATCAAGATCGTCAAGATAGAGGTGAAGCTCAAAAGCAATTGTCAAAAGAATTTGTTCGTCAATGGTTAATTACTAATGGTTTTCAAGGAAAAGAAGGTCAACAAATACCTGAGATGACAAATGAATATATTGCATCAGTGTCTGAACGCTATATAGAATTATTTGAAAATATTTTAGGAGAATCATTTGTGAAGGCAGATATTTCTAACATAAATGCAAGAATTGAAGAAAATGTATTAGCCTTTTTAAAAACGAGATAA
- a CDS encoding ankyrin repeat domain-containing protein gives MKKVIGLLSFAFILSVNVSKASNIEMDFGKNVIEVYDDVTPLCKAISDGDVNLVEKIIEYGIDLNGTTHRGMTPLMFAARYDNVEIIKLLVEKGADLKIKDKNGFAALDHAISSGAKKAELLIQEFLKK, from the coding sequence ATGAAAAAAGTAATCGGGTTATTAAGTTTTGCTTTTATTTTATCTGTAAATGTATCCAAAGCATCTAATATTGAGATGGATTTTGGGAAGAATGTTATTGAAGTGTATGATGATGTAACGCCACTTTGTAAAGCTATAAGTGATGGAGATGTAAATTTAGTTGAAAAAATAATAGAATACGGTATTGATTTAAATGGAACAACACACAGAGGAATGACTCCATTAATGTTTGCTGCAAGATATGATAATGTGGAAATTATTAAATTACTTGTTGAAAAAGGAGCAGATTTAAAAATAAAAGATAAAAATGGATTTGCAGCATTAGATCATGCTATAAGTAGTGGTGCTAAAAAAGCAGAACTTTTAATTCAAGAATTTTTAAAAAAATAA